One genomic window of Bartonella sp. JB63 includes the following:
- a CDS encoding DsbA family protein, with protein MINQTQYSKILFVKKILIIIILSVFMYPFLSNAQTKEKTLDHLTIENLKIQLLEDSAFLSRFSDKSTKNINDNYIRQIVRDYLLNNPEIMIEMQLILQEKFEQSHQKEAEKQTAIIKSLEKKIFQSPHDAILGNPDGKIVLVEFFDYNCKHCKHSYSDLISLTQEYSDLRIVIKDLPILGPDSMATHIIAQIFRKQFPDKYFQFHKKLLMSQSRTNEEKAIKMAVFLGANEKELRNAIQDSSLQKLFQENIQIASALGITGAPAYIIGDKVFIGAVKKNVLQTVIEDTQ; from the coding sequence ATGATTAATCAAACTCAATATTCAAAAATACTATTTGTAAAGAAAATTTTAATAATAATTATATTGAGTGTTTTTATGTATCCATTTTTATCAAATGCGCAAACAAAAGAAAAAACATTAGATCACCTGACTATAGAGAATCTTAAAATACAACTTTTGGAAGATTCTGCTTTTTTATCTAGATTTAGCGATAAAAGCACAAAAAATATCAATGATAATTATATTCGACAAATTGTAAGAGACTATCTACTCAATAATCCAGAAATTATGATTGAAATGCAACTTATCCTTCAAGAAAAGTTTGAGCAGAGTCATCAAAAAGAAGCTGAAAAACAAACTGCAATTATTAAATCATTGGAAAAAAAAATTTTTCAGTCTCCTCATGATGCCATTTTGGGAAATCCAGATGGCAAAATAGTTCTTGTTGAATTTTTTGATTACAATTGCAAACATTGTAAACATTCCTATTCAGATTTAATAAGCCTAACACAAGAATATTCAGATCTACGGATAGTCATTAAAGATTTACCAATTTTAGGACCTGATTCGATGGCAACACATATTATTGCCCAAATTTTTAGAAAACAATTTCCAGATAAGTATTTTCAGTTTCATAAAAAACTCTTAATGAGTCAAAGTCGTACAAATGAAGAAAAAGCTATAAAAATGGCAGTTTTTTTAGGAGCGAATGAAAAAGAATTACGCAATGCAATACAAGATTCGAGCTTACAGAAACTTTTTCAGGAGAATATTCAAATTGCTTCTGCGTTGGGTATTACTGGTGCTCCTGCTTATATCATTGGAGATAAAGTATTTATTGGAGCTGTAAAAAAAAATGTTTTGCAAACAGTAATAGAAGATACGCAATGA
- the accB gene encoding acetyl-CoA carboxylase biotin carboxyl carrier protein has translation MAMKKIDATKYTGIDTAIIRDLAEILNDTNLTNIEVEQDGLRICVARQNTTSEQTVYAPVSSSTVVPSPVPTTVGSTKKEKSKNEIASPMVGTAYLAPAPGAQPFVKVGQNVSEGQTLLIIEAMKTMNQILSPHSGTVTAILVKDGQPVEFDEPLIIVE, from the coding sequence ATGGCAATGAAAAAAATAGATGCTACTAAATATACTGGCATTGATACGGCAATTATCCGCGACCTTGCTGAAATTTTGAATGATACGAATCTAACCAATATTGAAGTTGAACAAGATGGATTACGCATTTGTGTAGCGCGCCAAAATACTACTTCTGAGCAAACAGTTTATGCGCCTGTTTCTTCTTCTACAGTGGTTCCTTCTCCAGTTCCAACAACTGTAGGTTCTACAAAAAAAGAGAAATCAAAAAATGAGATAGCATCTCCAATGGTTGGCACAGCATATCTTGCGCCTGCACCTGGCGCACAGCCTTTTGTAAAGGTAGGGCAAAATGTTTCTGAAGGTCAAACCCTATTGATTATTGAAGCAATGAAAACAATGAATCAAATTCTGTCACCGCATTCAGGTACTGTGACTGCTATTTTGGTTAAAGATGGTCAACCAGTTGAATTTGATGAGCCACTTATTATCGTTGAATAA
- the glpD gene encoding glycerol-3-phosphate dehydrogenase, whose product MKASTHYDLFVIGGGINGCGVARDAAGRGFSVGLAEMNDLASGTSSASTKLIHGGLRYLEHCEFGLVRKALKEREIIWRMAPHIVHPLRFILPYHKKLRSPWILRFGLFIYDYLGGWNQIFQRTKMIDLSKNFDTFLKENYRKGFEYSDAIVDDARLVIANARDAEKWGADIKVRTEVLSLKIEEKKWLITLHDKLNNKKYCVTASYIANMVGPWINQVLANVLNSTELPPMRLVKGSHILVPKFDIHNRAYILQNSDDRIIFAIPYQEEFTLIGTTDCDYQGDPANVAISDKEIDYICAVANEYFKQPILRESIIWTYSGVRPLYDDCSSRAQEITRDYVLKEIGVEDTPKILNLYGGKITTYRILAEDVMKFIEKALGPKKGPWTLNSVLPGGDFPYNRLDIIENRIAVLLPDLDVFTCRRLARSYGSETFVIFANGNVDKGKYFGHGLYEIEVKWLMEKEWARTCEDILWRRSKLGLFFNKHETDALAAYIEDKRGKK is encoded by the coding sequence ATGAAAGCCTCAACACATTATGATCTATTTGTCATTGGTGGTGGAATAAATGGATGTGGAGTGGCTAGAGATGCAGCTGGTCGTGGATTTAGTGTTGGATTAGCTGAAATGAATGATCTCGCATCGGGTACATCAAGTGCATCAACAAAGCTTATTCATGGCGGTCTTCGTTATCTTGAACACTGTGAATTTGGATTAGTTCGTAAAGCATTGAAGGAACGCGAGATTATTTGGCGTATGGCTCCACACATTGTGCATCCTTTGCGCTTTATCCTACCTTATCATAAAAAATTACGGTCTCCTTGGATATTACGCTTTGGACTTTTTATTTATGATTATCTTGGTGGTTGGAATCAAATATTTCAGCGGACCAAGATGATTGATTTGTCAAAAAATTTTGACACCTTTTTAAAAGAAAATTATCGTAAGGGTTTTGAATATTCTGATGCGATAGTAGATGATGCTCGTTTGGTTATTGCTAATGCACGAGACGCAGAAAAATGGGGCGCTGATATAAAAGTACGAACAGAAGTTCTATCCTTAAAAATAGAAGAGAAAAAATGGCTTATTACTCTTCATGATAAGTTAAATAATAAAAAATATTGTGTTACAGCTTCTTATATTGCAAATATGGTTGGTCCTTGGATAAATCAGGTTTTAGCCAATGTTTTAAATTCTACAGAGCTTCCGCCTATGCGGCTTGTTAAAGGTTCCCATATTTTGGTTCCTAAATTCGATATTCATAATCGCGCTTATATTTTGCAAAATAGTGATGATCGTATTATTTTCGCCATCCCATATCAGGAAGAGTTTACATTAATTGGAACAACAGATTGTGATTATCAAGGTGATCCTGCTAATGTAGCTATTAGTGATAAAGAAATCGATTATATCTGTGCAGTAGCAAATGAATATTTCAAACAACCAATATTACGTGAGAGCATTATATGGACTTATTCGGGCGTTCGTCCTCTTTATGATGATTGTTCTTCAAGAGCTCAAGAAATAACACGTGATTATGTTCTAAAAGAAATTGGAGTGGAAGATACACCAAAAATTCTTAATCTATATGGTGGAAAAATCACGACTTATCGCATATTGGCTGAAGATGTGATGAAATTTATTGAAAAAGCCCTTGGTCCTAAGAAAGGACCATGGACATTGAATTCTGTGCTTCCTGGAGGCGATTTTCCATACAATAGGTTAGATATAATTGAAAACAGAATTGCTGTTTTGCTTCCAGATTTAGATGTTTTTACTTGCCGTAGGCTTGCTCGATCCTATGGCTCAGAGACATTTGTAATATTTGCAAATGGTAATGTGGATAAAGGAAAATATTTTGGGCATGGGCTTTATGAAATAGAAGTGAAATGGCTAATGGAAAAAGAATGGGCAAGGACATGTGAAGATATATTATGGCGTCGTTCAAAACTTGGCCTTTTTTTTAATAAACATGAAACTGATGCTCTTGCCGCCTATATAGAAGATAAAAGAGGAAAAAAATAG
- the accC gene encoding acetyl-CoA carboxylase biotin carboxylase subunit: protein MIQKILIANRGEIALRILRACKELGIKTVAVHSTADADAMHVRLADESVCIGPPQSRDSYLNVHQLISACEITGADAVHPGYGFLSENAKFADVLEAHNITFIGPTAAHIRIMGDKIEAKKTAKKLGIPVVPGSNEAIVEEEEALRIANEIGYPVIIKASAGGGGRGMKVVHSERKLLIALKTARSEACAAFNDDAVYIEKYLEKPRHIEIQVMGDGVGKAIHLGERDCSLQRRHQKVWEEANSPALNETERKKIGNIVANACAKLGYRGAGTVEFLYENGEFYFIEMNTRLQVEHPVTEAITGIDLVHEQIHIASGLGLSVAQKDIHFSGHAIECRINAEDPIDFTPSPGLITHFHTPGGVGVRVDSGAYSGYRIPPYYDSLIGKLIVHGRTRLECMMRLRRALSEFVIDGIKTTLPLFCDLIDNQDIANGNYDIHWLEKYLSDKSVSSDL from the coding sequence ATGATTCAAAAAATCCTCATTGCTAATCGAGGAGAAATTGCTCTTCGCATTTTGCGAGCGTGTAAAGAACTTGGAATTAAAACTGTAGCTGTTCATTCAACAGCTGATGCTGATGCTATGCATGTTCGTCTTGCTGATGAAAGCGTCTGTATTGGTCCTCCTCAATCTCGCGATTCTTATTTAAATGTTCATCAACTTATTTCTGCCTGTGAAATTACAGGAGCAGATGCTGTTCATCCAGGCTATGGATTTCTTTCTGAGAATGCAAAGTTTGCAGATGTATTGGAGGCTCATAATATTACATTTATAGGTCCAACAGCTGCGCATATTCGTATAATGGGTGATAAAATAGAAGCTAAAAAAACTGCCAAAAAGCTCGGTATTCCTGTTGTACCAGGTTCAAATGAAGCTATAGTCGAAGAAGAAGAAGCTCTACGCATTGCTAATGAAATTGGCTACCCAGTTATTATTAAAGCTTCTGCAGGTGGTGGCGGACGTGGTATGAAAGTTGTTCATTCTGAGCGGAAACTTTTAATAGCTCTCAAAACAGCACGTTCAGAAGCCTGTGCTGCTTTTAATGATGATGCGGTTTATATTGAAAAATATCTAGAAAAACCACGTCACATTGAAATTCAGGTCATGGGTGATGGAGTTGGTAAAGCTATACACTTAGGAGAACGTGATTGTTCACTTCAACGGCGCCACCAAAAAGTATGGGAAGAGGCTAATTCTCCTGCACTTAATGAAACTGAGCGGAAAAAAATTGGCAATATTGTTGCAAATGCTTGTGCAAAACTTGGATATCGTGGGGCAGGTACCGTTGAGTTTCTTTACGAAAATGGTGAATTCTATTTTATTGAAATGAATACTCGTTTACAAGTTGAGCATCCTGTAACTGAAGCAATTACAGGTATAGATTTAGTTCATGAACAAATTCACATTGCATCTGGTTTAGGGCTTTCAGTCGCACAAAAAGATATTCATTTTTCTGGACATGCTATTGAATGCCGTATTAATGCTGAAGACCCAATTGATTTTACACCATCTCCAGGACTTATTACCCATTTTCATACACCTGGGGGGGTAGGAGTTCGTGTTGATTCAGGTGCTTATTCAGGTTATCGTATTCCTCCCTATTATGACAGCTTAATCGGAAAACTGATTGTTCACGGGCGTACACGTTTGGAATGTATGATGCGTTTACGGCGTGCTTTAAGTGAATTTGTGATTGATGGCATCAAAACTACATTACCTTTATTTTGTGATCTTATTGACAATCAAGATATTGCCAATGGTAATTATGATATCCATTGGTTAGAAAAATATCTCTCTGATAAATCAGTCTCTTCCGATTTATAA